Proteins encoded together in one Triticum dicoccoides isolate Atlit2015 ecotype Zavitan chromosome 7B, WEW_v2.0, whole genome shotgun sequence window:
- the LOC119340857 gene encoding STOREKEEPER protein-like, translated as MPSSKRPSPRASAEMEGDASADADAGLRASPPRPSKRSKSRSRSGDRRRSPNPNPRPRADYYGSAPSRKSERKRKPRSFPDSALLSQAIAPASSSGGGGGLGLGGHGAAQKLWTDADEIALLNGAISFRARYGIAPRLPDVEGLYESLRDNLSSHINQAKVYYKLKRLKSKFCNTALPPTSTPHERRVRALSADLWGTEVAPSAEDLPEAEEPEEEEEADEEYTGAVVPVVVSARLPLVSELLGEYWRRNGRAMSGVSLEKGLGLLGAEEGNVAETRWRRQLDAEMRTQLRRHDLAKEVFGLLSDTIKGLGP; from the coding sequence ATGCCCTCCTCCAAGCGCCCCTCGCCGCGCGCGTCCGCCGAGATGGAGGGCGACGCgtccgccgacgccgacgccggccTCCGCGCCTCCCCGCCCCGCCCCAGCAAGCGCTCCAAGTCCCGCTCCCGCTCCGGCGACCGCCGCCGCTCGcccaaccctaaccctaggcccCGCGCCGACTACTACGGCTCGGCGCCCTCCCGCAAGAGCGAGCGTAAGCGCAAGCCCCGctccttcccggactccgcctTGCTCTCCCAGGCCATCGCGCCCGCCTcttcctcgggcggcggcggcggcctcggcctcggcggCCACGGGGCCGCCCAGAAGCTCTGGACCGACGCCGACGAGATCGCGCTGCTCAACGGCGCCATCTCCTTCCGGGCGCGATACGGCATCGCGCCACGCCTTCCCGACGTGGAGGGTCTCTACGAGTCCCTCAGGGACAACCTCTCGTCGCACATCAACCAGGCCAAGGTCTACTACAAGCTCAAGCGGCTCAAGAGCAAGTTCTGTAACACGGCGCTGCCGCCCACCAGCACCCCGCATGAGCGACGGGTGCGCGCCCTCTCTGCTGACCTCTGGGGCACCGAGGTCGCTCCTTCAGCAGAGGATCTCCCAGAAGCAGAAgagcccgaggaggaggaggaggcagatgaGGAATATACTGGCGCGGTTGTGCCTGTGGTGGTGTCGGCGAGGCTGCCGTTGGTGAGCGAGCTGCTCGGTGAGTACTGGAGGAGGAATGGGCGTGCCATGTCAGGAGTGTCACTGGAGAAGGGTTTGGGGTTGCTTGGTGCAGAGGAGGGCAATGTAGCTGAGACTAGATGGAGGAGGCAGCTTGATGCCGAGATGCGCACACAGTTGCGCCGACATGATTTGGCAAAGGAGGTCTTCGGCTTGCTCAGCGACACCATCAAAGGCCTAGGGCCTTAG
- the LOC119335511 gene encoding uncharacterized protein LOC119335511: protein MDALFEQLSAVADMALDGRGFDTARLAGVLALFEVEAHASWAAAEAEHEAVARGTEAAVETAQGHLNAVMGAAVGSSGEADALSAATAAMDLAFKATSGTRPS, encoded by the coding sequence ATGGACGCGCTCTTCGAGCAGCTCTCCGCCGTCGCCGACATGGCTCTCGACGGCCGGGGCTTCGACACGGCGCGGCTCGCCGGCGTCCTCGCGCTCTTCGAGGTCGAGGCGCACGCCTCGTGGGCGGCGGCCGAGGCGGAGCACGAGGCCGTGGCCCGGGGCACCGAGGCGGCCGTGGAGACCGCCCAGGGCCACCTGAACGCCGTCATGGGCGCGGCCGTCGGCTCGTCCGGCGAGGCCGACGCGCTGTCCGCGGCCACGGCGGCGATGGATTTGGCCTTCAAGGCGACGTCCGGGACACGCCCCTCGTGA